The Muricauda sp. SCSIO 65647 genome includes a region encoding these proteins:
- a CDS encoding cbb3-type cytochrome c oxidase N-terminal domain-containing protein, with product MISRIPWWIRVPVLFFIIFGLMEYFIDSGDKPAFIEYPITQFFLLMVLLILVAIELILRSIENIMFRSLSPEAQERYLAAKNKKPEYKWVENLKKRLTRSKSIEREGEIILDHNYDGIRELDNVLPPWWVYLFYITIIFGAVYLVRFHIVGDYTQAEEYDQEVAAARIAIEEYKKTAKDLVDVNTVELLTDASDLSAGEKIFTANCVVCHMADGGGGIGPNLTDEYWILGGGIKNVFNTISEGGRDGKGMVAWKNVLKPAEMAQVASYLLQFQGTTPANPKAPEGEIWIDPDAPQEPENTEEETPIEQVSDSTDVVMN from the coding sequence ATGATTTCTAGAATTCCATGGTGGATAAGGGTTCCGGTACTGTTCTTCATCATCTTCGGACTGATGGAATATTTCATCGATTCAGGTGATAAGCCGGCCTTTATCGAATATCCGATAACACAGTTTTTCTTGTTGATGGTGCTACTGATTTTGGTGGCCATCGAGTTGATCTTGCGTTCGATAGAGAACATTATGTTCAGATCGCTTTCACCTGAGGCGCAAGAACGATATTTAGCGGCCAAGAACAAGAAACCAGAGTACAAGTGGGTTGAAAACCTCAAAAAGCGGTTGACTAGAAGCAAGTCTATCGAAAGAGAGGGCGAAATCATTTTAGACCATAATTATGACGGTATTCGAGAGCTCGACAATGTCTTGCCGCCGTGGTGGGTCTATCTCTTCTATATCACCATTATTTTTGGTGCGGTGTATTTGGTGCGTTTTCATATAGTCGGCGATTATACCCAAGCAGAAGAATATGACCAAGAAGTTGCAGCGGCCAGAATAGCCATTGAAGAATACAAGAAAACGGCAAAAGACCTGGTTGATGTGAACACGGTTGAATTGCTGACCGATGCTTCTGATTTGAGTGCGGGTGAAAAAATATTTACAGCGAACTGCGTCGTCTGCCATATGGCTGATGGCGGTGGAGGTATCGGGCCCAACCTGACCGATGAATATTGGATCTTGGGCGGTGGTATCAAGAATGTCTTCAATACCATTTCAGAAGGAGGTCGTGATGGCAAGGGAATGGTAGCTTGGAAAAACGTTTTGAAACCCGCCGAAATGGCCCAGGTAGCTAGTTATTTATTGCAATTTCAGGGTACCACTCCCGCTAATCCGAAGGCACCTGAAGGTGAAATATGGATAGATCCCGATGCACCACAAGAGCCTGAAAATACCGAAGAAGAAACCCCGATTGAACAGGTTTCAGATTCTACTGATGTCGTAATGAATTAG
- a CDS encoding doxx family protein produces MKERIKSVVEKLMGNHILALSIGFVYLWFGTLKFFPGMSPAEELAKNTIQGLTLGWLPDETSIVLLAALEVMIGLLLVLNIFRKQVIFVAMGHMVLTFTPMLFFPMESFKEAPLVPTLLGQYIGKNVIILCALITLVRKHKQISPMEKIED; encoded by the coding sequence ATGAAAGAAAGGATTAAAAGTGTTGTAGAGAAATTGATGGGCAATCATATTCTGGCCCTGAGCATAGGCTTTGTGTATCTATGGTTTGGTACGCTGAAGTTTTTTCCGGGAATGAGCCCTGCCGAAGAATTGGCAAAAAATACCATTCAAGGGTTGACTTTGGGGTGGCTTCCCGATGAAACGTCGATCGTTTTGTTGGCTGCCCTAGAGGTGATGATCGGGTTGTTGCTCGTGCTAAATATCTTTAGGAAACAGGTCATTTTTGTGGCCATGGGGCATATGGTGCTGACTTTCACACCGATGCTGTTTTTTCCGATGGAATCGTTCAAAGAGGCACCCTTGGTACCCACCTTGCTTGGGCAATATATCGGCAAGAACGTAATCATATTATGTGCATTGATCACATTGGTGAGAAAGCATAAACAAATTTCCCCCATGGAAAAGATTGAAGACTAA
- a CDS encoding Crp/Fnr family transcriptional regulator, which yields MEESRCENCIVRQFNALRAMNKEELKKVSDSKTTKKIKKGESLFEEGEKLNGVFCVRNGVSKLSKLSANGKDQIVKLAARGEVMGQRSVIAEEHSNLSAVAVNDMEVCFIPKESIINTLQTNPNFTLEVLRHMAHDLKEADDVIVNMSQKTVKQRIAEAFLYLKNNFGEDEEGFLALTLSREDIANVVGTATESAIRIISEFKKKGLIHSSGKKLGIKDERKLQDMVEGF from the coding sequence ATGGAGGAGAGCAGATGCGAAAACTGTATCGTAAGGCAATTCAATGCCTTACGTGCCATGAACAAAGAAGAGCTCAAAAAGGTCTCTGATTCAAAAACCACAAAAAAAATAAAAAAAGGCGAGTCGCTCTTCGAGGAGGGCGAAAAACTAAATGGTGTTTTCTGTGTTCGCAATGGGGTCTCAAAACTCTCAAAACTCAGCGCCAACGGTAAAGACCAGATAGTCAAATTGGCCGCCAGGGGCGAAGTAATGGGCCAGCGCTCGGTCATTGCAGAAGAGCACTCAAACCTTTCGGCAGTGGCCGTCAACGATATGGAGGTCTGTTTTATTCCGAAAGAAAGCATTATCAATACGCTTCAGACCAATCCGAATTTCACGTTGGAAGTACTTCGGCACATGGCCCATGACCTCAAGGAAGCCGATGATGTCATTGTGAACATGTCCCAAAAAACGGTAAAACAGCGTATTGCCGAAGCCTTTCTGTACCTAAAAAATAATTTCGGGGAAGACGAAGAAGGGTTCTTGGCCTTAACACTATCACGTGAAGATATAGCCAATGTGGTGGGTACCGCCACCGAATCGGCCATTCGTATCATTTCAGAGTTCAAGAAAAAAGGGCTCATCCACAGCTCGGGCAAGAAGTTGGGCATTAAAGACGAGCGAAAGCTACAAGACATGGTCGAGGGCTTCTGA
- the ccoG gene encoding cytochrome c oxidase accessory protein CcoG: protein MEENFRDSIATVTAEGKRAWIFPKKPSGRYYDYRKLVSYFLLGFLFAAPFVKINGHQFLMFNVLERRFNIFGFPFWPQDFHLFVISMIIGVIFIALFTVAFGRIFCGWICPQTIFMEMVFRRIEYWIDGDRGAQMRLDKAPWTAKKIRKRVLKWVIFFIISFLIANVFLAYLISSDTLIRYITDGPMAHLSTMVSLLIFTAVFYFVFAWFREQVCIIACPYGRLQGVLLDDKSIVVAYDHKRGESENGRKKYRKNEDRDALGHGDCIDCFQCVNVCPTGIDIRNGTQLECVNCTACIDECDHIMESIDRPKGLIRYASEQEITDKKKFRFTARMKGYTGVLTILIGVLVGMLFLRNEIEANILRLPGQLYERKENNIISNVYTYKLVNKTTKDIDDVNFKLLSHNGTINMVSQDSFLVPAEALAEGTLFIEINNSALNGDKDKLKIGIYSGNELIETTVTQFLAPRSYN, encoded by the coding sequence ATGGAAGAGAATTTTAGGGATTCAATAGCGACAGTGACCGCTGAAGGTAAACGGGCATGGATTTTTCCTAAAAAACCAAGCGGCCGATATTATGACTATCGAAAGCTAGTGAGCTATTTTCTATTGGGGTTCCTCTTTGCCGCTCCATTTGTAAAAATAAACGGTCATCAGTTTTTGATGTTCAACGTGCTGGAACGTCGTTTCAATATCTTCGGATTTCCGTTTTGGCCACAAGACTTTCACCTGTTCGTCATTTCGATGATCATCGGGGTCATATTCATCGCTCTTTTTACCGTGGCGTTCGGAAGGATTTTCTGTGGATGGATATGCCCCCAGACCATTTTTATGGAAATGGTTTTTCGCCGTATCGAGTATTGGATCGATGGTGACCGTGGGGCACAGATGCGCCTTGATAAAGCGCCTTGGACTGCAAAAAAAATTAGGAAAAGGGTGTTGAAGTGGGTTATCTTTTTCATCATTTCCTTTTTGATCGCCAATGTTTTCTTGGCCTATCTTATCAGCAGTGATACCCTGATCAGGTACATCACCGATGGTCCGATGGCCCATTTGAGCACCATGGTATCGTTGTTGATATTTACGGCGGTATTCTATTTTGTCTTTGCGTGGTTCAGGGAACAGGTCTGTATCATCGCCTGCCCATACGGTCGCTTGCAGGGCGTTCTGCTTGATGATAAATCAATAGTTGTGGCTTATGACCACAAGCGGGGTGAGAGTGAAAACGGTAGAAAAAAATACCGAAAGAATGAAGACCGTGATGCGTTGGGCCATGGCGATTGTATCGATTGTTTTCAATGTGTCAATGTATGCCCGACAGGTATCGATATTCGCAATGGTACCCAACTAGAATGTGTGAACTGTACGGCCTGTATTGACGAGTGCGACCATATCATGGAGAGTATCGACAGGCCCAAAGGGTTGATTCGATATGCCAGCGAACAAGAGATAACCGATAAGAAAAAGTTTCGCTTCACGGCCCGTATGAAAGGTTATACAGGGGTATTGACCATTTTGATAGGAGTGTTGGTGGGCATGCTTTTCCTCAGAAATGAAATTGAAGCCAATATTCTCAGGTTACCGGGGCAATTGTATGAGCGAAAAGAAAACAATATCATCAGCAATGTGTATACCTACAAATTGGTCAACAAAACGACCAAAGACATCGACGATGTCAATTTTAAACTGTTATCGCACAATGGTACGATAAACATGGTTTCGCAAGACAGTTTTCTAGTACCTGCAGAGGCATTGGCAGAGGGTACTTTGTTTATTGAAATCAACAATTCGGCACTGAACGGTGACAAAGATAAATTGAAGATAGGCATATACAGCGGTAATGAACTGATAGAAACCACGGTGACACAATTTTTGGCGCCAAGAAGTTATAATTAA
- the ccoS gene encoding cbb3-type cytochrome oxidase assembly protein CcoS — protein MSVIYVLLAISITVAVFFFAAFVLSVKSGQYDDAYTPSVRMLFDDELVKDKTEKDELNKSENQ, from the coding sequence ATGAGCGTCATTTATGTGTTGTTGGCCATCAGTATTACTGTCGCGGTCTTCTTTTTTGCAGCTTTTGTGCTATCTGTGAAGAGCGGCCAATATGACGATGCCTATACCCCATCGGTTCGTATGCTGTTTGATGACGAACTGGTCAAAGACAAAACCGAAAAAGACGAACTAAATAAAAGTGAAAACCAATAA
- a CDS encoding universal stress protein: protein MKRILIPTDFSQNAWNAIQYALNLFKRQECTFYLLNTYTPAIPSSRFMAPMVDGVRIEDAVRSNSENGLKRTIEQIKTMFNNEKHSFETISSFNLLVDEVNDVVDTYSIDLIVTGTKGASGMEEVFMGSNTVRIIKNTKKCPVLAIPKCFAFSAPSEMAFATDFNRFYTASELAPLIELAHAFKATVRIVHVQYEIKALTELQQFNLNMLRKYLDSVEHYVHTVSELNSVSHTLEIFSQELDIHLLAMLNYQHSYMERMTREPIVKRTAFHTQIPLLVIPELGMESLSKRSEQNQENLVSN, encoded by the coding sequence ATGAAACGGATACTGATACCTACCGACTTTTCGCAAAATGCATGGAACGCGATTCAGTATGCGCTGAATTTGTTCAAACGCCAAGAGTGTACCTTCTACCTTTTGAACACCTACACCCCTGCCATACCCAGCAGTCGTTTCATGGCCCCCATGGTCGATGGCGTTCGCATTGAAGACGCCGTGCGAAGCAACTCAGAAAACGGGCTGAAACGAACGATTGAACAGATCAAGACAATGTTCAACAATGAAAAGCATAGCTTCGAGACCATTTCATCTTTCAATCTTTTGGTCGATGAGGTGAACGATGTCGTCGATACGTACAGTATTGATTTGATCGTAACGGGTACCAAGGGTGCTTCGGGCATGGAAGAAGTCTTTATGGGCAGTAATACGGTTCGTATCATCAAGAACACCAAAAAATGCCCTGTATTGGCGATTCCGAAATGCTTTGCGTTTTCTGCCCCTTCAGAAATGGCCTTTGCCACTGATTTCAACCGCTTTTATACGGCCTCTGAACTGGCGCCTCTTATAGAATTGGCCCATGCCTTTAAGGCCACGGTAAGAATTGTGCACGTTCAATATGAGATCAAGGCGCTGACCGAGTTGCAGCAATTCAACCTGAACATGCTACGCAAATATTTAGACTCTGTCGAGCATTACGTACATACGGTCTCTGAACTCAATTCCGTTTCACATACCCTTGAGATTTTTTCACAGGAATTGGACATTCACTTATTGGCGATGTTGAACTACCAACACAGTTATATGGAGCGTATGACCCGTGAGCCTATCGTGAAACGCACTGCCTTTCATACCCAGATACCCTTGTTGGTGATTCCTGAACTTGGTATGGAAAGTTTGTCGAAGCGTTCAGAACAAAACCAAGAAAACCTGGTCTCAAATTAA
- the ccoN gene encoding cytochrome-c oxidase, cbb3-type subunit I produces the protein MEVQQFHYDNKIVQKFLYATILWGVVGMLVGLLLAFMFLFPNITDGISWLSFGRIRPLHTNAVIFAFVGNAIFAGVYYSLQRLLKARMFSDALSNINFWGWQLIIVSAAITLPLGITTSKEYAELEWPIDIAIALIWVVFGWNMIGTILKRRQRHLYVAIWFYLATFVTVAVLHIFNSLELPVSALKSYSVYAGVQDALVQWWYGHNAVAFFLTTPFLGLMYYFVPKAANRPVYSYRLSIVHFWSLIFIYIWAGPHHLLYSSLPDWAQNLGVVFSVMLIAPSWGGMINGLLTLRGVWDKVRTDPVLKFMVVAITGYGMATFEGPMLSLKNVNAIAHFSDWIIAHVHVGALAWNGFLTFGMIYWLVPRMFKTTLHSRGLANFHFWIGTLGIVLYALPMYVAGFTQALMWKDFNPDGSLVYGNFLETVEQIIPMYWMRAIGGTLYIVGMLILVYNIVLTIRKGSAVEDELAEAPALTRVTKKRTAGETLHNWLERRPIQMTIWATIAILIGGIVQIVPTILVKSNIPTITSVKPYTPLELEGRDLYIREGCVGCHSQMIRPFRSEVERYGEYAKAGEFVYDHPFLWGSKRTGPDLLRVGGKYSDNWHLNHMLDPQSTSAGSIMPAYQWLVRNKHDRSSVEAKMRTMVKLGVPYTDEDIANAQQSMAEQAEQIEKNLYSDPEFVRTYEADKKYAQENGQDFIDMRDREIVALIAYLQRLGTDIKVKDTEELLSQNK, from the coding sequence ATGGAAGTACAGCAGTTTCATTACGATAACAAGATCGTACAAAAGTTTCTTTATGCCACAATACTCTGGGGTGTTGTCGGTATGCTGGTGGGCCTACTATTGGCCTTTATGTTTTTGTTTCCCAACATTACCGATGGTATCTCATGGTTGAGTTTCGGTAGAATAAGGCCGTTGCATACCAATGCCGTGATCTTTGCCTTTGTGGGGAATGCCATCTTTGCCGGTGTCTATTACTCATTGCAACGGTTATTGAAGGCAAGAATGTTCAGCGATGCACTCAGCAATATCAATTTCTGGGGTTGGCAGCTGATAATCGTATCCGCGGCCATCACATTGCCGTTGGGCATCACCACCTCAAAAGAATATGCTGAGCTGGAATGGCCCATTGATATTGCCATTGCGTTGATATGGGTGGTATTTGGCTGGAACATGATCGGCACTATCTTAAAAAGAAGGCAGCGCCACCTGTATGTGGCCATATGGTTCTATCTCGCCACTTTTGTCACGGTCGCGGTATTGCATATTTTCAATAGTCTTGAACTGCCCGTTTCTGCATTAAAAAGCTATTCGGTATATGCCGGGGTACAAGATGCCCTGGTGCAGTGGTGGTACGGCCACAATGCAGTGGCATTCTTTTTGACCACTCCCTTTTTGGGGCTGATGTACTACTTCGTGCCCAAGGCCGCCAATAGGCCCGTATATTCCTATAGGCTTTCAATTGTGCACTTCTGGTCGTTGATCTTTATCTATATCTGGGCAGGACCACACCACCTGCTGTATTCTTCTTTGCCCGATTGGGCTCAGAATTTAGGTGTGGTCTTCTCGGTAATGTTGATAGCGCCCTCTTGGGGTGGTATGATCAACGGACTGTTGACATTGCGGGGCGTGTGGGACAAAGTGCGAACCGACCCTGTGTTGAAGTTCATGGTAGTCGCCATTACCGGTTATGGTATGGCCACTTTTGAAGGGCCCATGCTATCGCTCAAAAATGTGAACGCCATTGCACACTTCAGTGACTGGATCATTGCCCACGTACACGTAGGGGCCTTGGCATGGAACGGTTTCTTGACATTTGGTATGATCTATTGGCTCGTGCCCAGAATGTTCAAGACTACCTTGCATTCGAGGGGCTTGGCCAATTTCCACTTTTGGATCGGTACCTTGGGTATTGTGCTCTATGCCTTGCCGATGTACGTGGCCGGTTTTACACAGGCTTTGATGTGGAAAGATTTCAATCCTGATGGCAGCTTGGTGTATGGTAACTTTTTGGAGACTGTAGAGCAGATCATCCCCATGTACTGGATGAGGGCCATAGGCGGTACGCTTTACATCGTGGGTATGCTGATTTTGGTGTACAACATCGTGCTGACCATTAGAAAGGGAAGCGCCGTAGAAGATGAATTGGCCGAGGCACCTGCTTTGACCCGTGTGACCAAGAAAAGAACCGCTGGCGAAACCTTGCACAATTGGTTGGAAAGAAGACCGATTCAAATGACCATTTGGGCGACCATAGCCATTTTGATCGGGGGTATCGTTCAAATCGTGCCCACCATTTTGGTGAAATCGAACATTCCGACCATCACCAGTGTGAAACCCTATACGCCCCTTGAACTTGAAGGGCGCGATCTCTACATACGCGAGGGCTGTGTGGGTTGCCACTCACAGATGATACGACCCTTTAGAAGTGAGGTCGAACGCTATGGCGAATATGCCAAAGCCGGTGAGTTTGTCTATGACCATCCATTTCTATGGGGTAGTAAACGTACGGGTCCCGATCTGCTCCGTGTTGGTGGAAAATACTCTGACAACTGGCACCTGAACCATATGTTGGATCCGCAAAGTACCTCTGCAGGTTCAATAATGCCGGCGTATCAATGGTTGGTAAGAAACAAACATGATAGGAGCTCGGTCGAAGCTAAGATGCGCACCATGGTCAAATTGGGCGTGCCGTACACCGATGAAGACATTGCCAACGCACAACAATCGATGGCCGAACAGGCAGAGCAGATTGAAAAGAACCTGTATTCAGATCCTGAGTTCGTGAGAACCTATGAGGCAGACAAAAAGTATGCACAGGAGAATGGCCAGGATTTCATTGATATGCGCGATCGCGAGATTGTGGCGTTGATTGCCTATCTACAGCGTTTGGGCACCGATATCAAGGTGAAGGATACAGAAGAATTACTATCTCAAAATAAATAG
- a CDS encoding heavy metal translocating P-type ATPase metal-binding domain-containing protein produces the protein MEPDKCYHCGDDCGKEAVHFDERNFCCHGCKTVYEIFSSNDLSYYYDLQASAGATPNEVNGKYDFLDNVEIVKKLVEFDADGIQVVNLSIPHIHCSSCIWVLENLNRLLPAVRTSQVDFPKKTVRITYLIQDFSLKELVSMLSRIGYEPYISLDDYEKKAKKVNRALIYKLGVAGFAFGNVMLLSFPEYFEVEEFWLDQYKYVFRWLMFAFSLPVVFYAAQDYFTSAYKGLRSRLLNIDVPIALGILVLFLRSTVDIAFDLGSGFFDSLTGLVFFLLLGKFFQQKTYAFLSFERDYKSYFPIAVTKLSGKGQEENIEVYKVRQGDRLLIRSQEIIPVDCILLKGDAQIDYSFVTGESQAVEKTSGDKLFAGGKQLSGVLEVEALKSVSQSYLTQLWSNSVFEKNKATEFQTLTDSIGKRFTLAVLTIAVTASAYWLYVDPSKVMNVFTAVLIIACPCAIALAAPFTLGNMLRIFGKHRFYLKDTNVLERLAKVGTAIFDKTGTLTTSKSDAIFYEGIALTPEEMSLLKNTLRASNHPLSRSLYDLLKVNEIMTLDEFEELTGKGLIGRSGDQSIKVGSSAHVGANEEDKTAGTQVFVGANDGYKGKFVFKNNYRAGIFSLFSRLKKRMAVAILSGDNEGEKEYLTAVLPENTPMFFNQKPEDKLEFVKALQQKQKVLMVGDGLNDAGALAQSDVGIAVSENINVFSPACDGILNADQLARLDDFIRMSRQSMGIIKMSFVLSLCYNVIGLYFAVTGQLQPVIAAILMPLSSISIVAFTTVATNILGKKFHNRETP, from the coding sequence ATGGAACCTGACAAATGTTACCATTGCGGTGATGACTGCGGAAAAGAAGCGGTTCACTTCGATGAGCGTAATTTTTGCTGTCACGGCTGCAAGACGGTCTATGAGATATTCTCCTCAAATGACCTCTCTTATTATTATGATTTGCAGGCCAGTGCCGGGGCCACCCCAAATGAGGTCAATGGGAAATACGATTTTTTGGATAATGTTGAGATCGTTAAAAAATTGGTCGAATTTGATGCCGATGGCATACAGGTGGTCAATCTGAGTATTCCCCACATACATTGCAGTTCTTGTATCTGGGTGTTGGAAAATTTGAACCGACTGCTTCCCGCAGTACGTACCTCACAAGTAGATTTTCCGAAAAAAACCGTTCGCATCACCTATCTGATACAAGATTTTTCATTGAAAGAGCTGGTCTCTATGCTGTCACGAATAGGGTATGAGCCCTATATTTCGCTCGATGACTATGAGAAAAAGGCCAAAAAGGTCAATCGTGCCCTGATATACAAACTTGGGGTGGCCGGTTTTGCCTTTGGCAATGTAATGTTGCTGTCGTTTCCTGAATATTTTGAGGTAGAAGAGTTTTGGTTAGATCAATACAAGTATGTATTCAGATGGCTGATGTTCGCCTTTTCGCTACCCGTAGTGTTCTATGCTGCCCAAGATTATTTTACGTCTGCCTACAAAGGATTGCGGTCTAGACTTTTAAACATCGATGTACCCATTGCCCTTGGTATTTTGGTGCTCTTTCTACGGAGCACAGTCGATATCGCCTTCGATTTGGGATCGGGATTTTTTGATAGCCTTACCGGTTTGGTGTTCTTTTTGTTATTGGGCAAGTTCTTTCAACAAAAGACCTATGCTTTTCTTTCTTTCGAAAGGGATTATAAATCATATTTTCCCATCGCGGTAACGAAACTGTCGGGTAAGGGGCAGGAAGAAAATATCGAGGTATATAAAGTGAGGCAAGGTGATCGACTTTTGATACGGAGCCAAGAGATCATACCTGTCGATTGTATTCTGCTAAAAGGAGATGCCCAAATCGATTACAGTTTTGTGACCGGTGAGTCACAGGCTGTTGAGAAGACCTCGGGCGATAAGCTGTTTGCCGGTGGCAAGCAACTTTCGGGCGTGCTTGAGGTAGAGGCCCTGAAATCGGTATCACAAAGTTATCTCACCCAGTTATGGAGCAATTCAGTATTTGAAAAGAACAAGGCCACCGAATTTCAGACCCTGACCGATAGCATTGGCAAACGGTTCACATTGGCGGTATTGACCATTGCGGTAACGGCATCGGCCTATTGGCTGTACGTTGACCCGAGCAAGGTGATGAACGTATTCACCGCAGTGCTCATCATCGCCTGCCCTTGTGCCATTGCTCTGGCGGCCCCTTTTACCTTGGGCAATATGTTGCGCATTTTTGGCAAGCATCGGTTCTATCTGAAAGACACCAATGTTTTGGAGCGACTGGCCAAAGTGGGCACGGCCATTTTTGATAAGACCGGTACCTTGACCACATCGAAATCAGATGCTATTTTTTATGAGGGGATAGCGCTCACACCTGAAGAAATGTCATTGTTGAAGAACACGCTGCGTGCCTCTAACCATCCGTTGAGCAGGTCATTGTACGATCTATTGAAGGTCAACGAAATCATGACATTGGATGAGTTTGAAGAACTGACCGGTAAAGGCCTTATCGGTAGGTCAGGTGACCAATCGATAAAAGTGGGGTCGTCAGCCCATGTGGGTGCCAATGAAGAAGACAAGACCGCTGGCACCCAAGTATTCGTTGGGGCCAATGATGGGTATAAGGGCAAGTTTGTTTTCAAGAACAACTATCGGGCAGGAATTTTTTCATTGTTCTCAAGATTGAAAAAGAGAATGGCCGTGGCCATACTATCGGGAGACAATGAGGGAGAAAAAGAGTATTTGACCGCTGTACTACCAGAGAACACGCCGATGTTTTTCAATCAGAAGCCTGAAGACAAATTAGAGTTTGTCAAGGCTTTGCAACAAAAACAAAAGGTATTGATGGTAGGTGATGGGCTCAATGATGCCGGGGCCTTGGCCCAAAGTGATGTGGGCATAGCGGTCTCAGAAAACATCAATGTATTTTCACCTGCCTGTGACGGAATTTTGAATGCGGACCAATTGGCAAGATTGGATGATTTCATAAGAATGTCACGACAATCGATGGGCATTATAAAAATGAGCTTTGTGCTATCGCTATGCTATAATGTGATCGGGCTTTATTTTGCCGTCACCGGTCAGTTACAACCCGTAATCGCGGCCATTTTGATGCCATTGAGTTCTATCAGTATTGTGGCCTTTACCACAGTGGCCACAAACATTTTGGGGAAGAAATTTCATAATAGGGAAACACCATGA
- a CDS encoding CcoQ/FixQ family Cbb3-type cytochrome c oxidase assembly chaperone translates to MLKFVKNHMESIEGIATYPMISLLIFFVFFALLFWWVFTASKAHIKEMGELPLDNDNQ, encoded by the coding sequence ATGTTGAAATTTGTAAAAAACCATATGGAAAGCATCGAAGGCATAGCGACCTATCCGATGATATCACTGCTGATCTTCTTCGTGTTCTTTGCACTGTTGTTCTGGTGGGTGTTCACTGCCTCGAAGGCACATATAAAAGAAATGGGTGAATTGCCCCTTGATAATGATAACCAATAA